One window of Neptuniibacter halophilus genomic DNA carries:
- a CDS encoding peptidoglycan D,D-transpeptidase FtsI family protein, producing MSDKAEAAVSRGWRLWLVLILLLLVMGGIMGRMLSLYVDEQEFLQTQGDARSLRTIQVPAHRGIIKDRNGEPLAVSAPVATIWADPKMADLQHSGLAQLAVLLKTNRKMLTAKLAENRSRRFLYLQRQVTPELAEQVRALRIPGIHVDREYKRYYPAAEVTTHLVGFTNLDGKGQEGIELAYEDWLQAESGRQLVMKDRLGRTIKHIREVQPAQHGNDIQLSIDLRLQYLAYRELKAAVKAHNADGGSMVMLDAATGEVLAMVNQPSYNPNDPRQRISSALRNRALTDTFEPGSTVKPMTVAAALMSGQYTPHTMVDTSPGYMRVKRKTIRDHRNYGEIDVSTIITKSSNVGVTKLSLSLPNGSVRNLHHNLGFGRPTGIGFPGESSGYLPFLNERQVLERATMSYGYGLSVTPLQLAQSYLALANDGVLSPVSLIRQSEAGKPVRVMPAQVARDVREMMETVISRKGTGRRAAVAGYRVAGKTGTVHKVGQAGYLDDQYMSFFAGMAPASNPRIVAVAVVDNPKGQEYYGGEVAAPLFSRAVGGALRLMNIPPDNWPKNDKQIANR from the coding sequence ATGAGCGATAAAGCAGAAGCAGCAGTCAGTCGTGGTTGGCGCCTTTGGTTGGTGCTGATTCTGCTGTTGCTGGTCATGGGGGGGATTATGGGGCGCATGCTCAGCCTCTATGTGGATGAGCAGGAATTCCTCCAGACCCAGGGGGACGCGCGTAGCCTGCGAACCATTCAGGTACCTGCCCACCGGGGCATTATTAAAGACCGCAATGGTGAGCCTCTGGCGGTGAGTGCGCCGGTGGCTACTATCTGGGCGGATCCGAAGATGGCGGATCTGCAGCACAGCGGGTTGGCGCAGTTGGCGGTGTTGCTGAAAACCAACCGTAAGATGCTGACGGCTAAGCTGGCAGAGAATCGCAGCCGGCGCTTTCTCTATCTGCAGCGTCAGGTCACCCCTGAGCTGGCAGAGCAAGTCAGGGCTTTGCGGATTCCGGGGATTCATGTGGACCGGGAATATAAACGGTACTATCCGGCCGCCGAGGTGACTACGCATCTGGTCGGTTTTACCAATTTGGATGGGAAAGGCCAGGAGGGAATCGAGCTGGCTTATGAAGACTGGTTGCAGGCGGAGTCGGGCAGACAGTTGGTGATGAAGGATCGTCTGGGACGGACGATCAAGCACATTCGCGAGGTGCAGCCGGCGCAGCATGGTAATGATATTCAGTTGAGTATCGATCTGCGATTACAGTATCTGGCTTACCGTGAACTGAAAGCCGCGGTTAAGGCACATAATGCGGATGGCGGTTCAATGGTGATGCTGGATGCGGCGACCGGTGAGGTTCTGGCGATGGTGAACCAGCCATCCTACAACCCGAATGACCCGCGTCAGCGTATATCTTCAGCGCTGCGTAACCGGGCGCTGACCGATACCTTTGAGCCGGGCTCTACCGTCAAGCCAATGACCGTGGCGGCAGCGTTGATGAGTGGCCAGTACACGCCGCACACCATGGTGGATACTTCGCCCGGATATATGCGGGTAAAACGGAAGACGATTCGAGATCACCGTAATTACGGTGAAATTGACGTTTCCACAATTATTACCAAGTCGAGCAACGTAGGTGTTACTAAATTATCGCTGAGCCTGCCAAATGGCTCAGTACGTAATCTGCACCACAACCTTGGCTTCGGGCGGCCGACAGGGATCGGTTTTCCCGGGGAGAGTAGCGGTTATCTGCCGTTCCTGAATGAGCGCCAGGTGCTGGAGCGGGCAACTATGTCCTATGGCTATGGTTTGTCGGTGACACCGCTGCAGTTAGCGCAGTCTTATCTGGCGCTGGCTAATGACGGTGTGCTCAGTCCGGTCAGCCTGATCCGGCAGAGCGAAGCCGGTAAGCCGGTCAGAGTGATGCCTGCACAGGTGGCAAGGGATGTGCGCGAGATGATGGAAACGGTGATCAGCCGTAAAGGTACCGGACGTCGCGCGGCTGTTGCCGGTTATCGGGTGGCAGGCAAAACCGGCACGGTACATAAAGTAGGGCAGGCGGGATATCTGGATGATCAGTATATGTCGTTTTTTGCCGGTATGGCGCCGGCGAGTAATCCACGCATTGTAGCCGTGGCCGTAGTGGATAACCCGAAAGGACAGGAATATTACGGTGGTGAGGTGGCGGCACCACTGTTTTCACGGGCGGTAGGCGGGGCCTTGCGGTTGATGAACATACCGCCGGATAACTGGCCGAAGAACGATAAACAGATAGCGAATCGATAG
- the ftsL gene encoding cell division protein FtsL, translating to MQLKAWLQRLLPERGESEPVAEGVFLSAEELLRPFLVILLLAVVLILSSLAVIMSAFEYRQLFNQHQELITQRDELQVEWGQLLLEQSAWAANNRVEQQAAKQLGMKVPDVEQIEIVTHER from the coding sequence ATGCAGCTTAAGGCCTGGCTCCAGCGTCTGCTCCCTGAGCGGGGGGAGTCCGAGCCGGTCGCTGAGGGTGTGTTCCTCAGTGCAGAAGAGTTGTTGCGGCCTTTTCTGGTGATCTTGTTGCTGGCGGTTGTACTGATTCTGTCCAGCCTTGCCGTGATTATGAGTGCTTTTGAATATCGTCAGCTGTTTAACCAGCATCAGGAGCTGATCACACAACGGGATGAACTTCAGGTTGAGTGGGGACAGTTGTTGCTGGAGCAGAGTGCATGGGCGGCCAATAACCGGGTCGAACAGCAGGCGGCTAAACAGCTAGGTATGAAAGTACCGGATGTGGAACAGATAGAGATAGTGACCCATGAGCGATAA
- the rsmH gene encoding 16S rRNA (cytosine(1402)-N(4))-methyltransferase RsmH, whose product MSQEFKHITVLLNEAVDALVQDASGFYVDGTFGRGGHSALVLDQLSDQGRLLGIDKDPQAISHAEERFADEPRFSIAHGSFAQLQQFVTERSMDGKVDGVLLDLGVSSPQLDDASRGFSFLNDGPLDMRMDTTRGESAADWIARADEQEIADVIYTYGEEKFSRRMARAIVAQREEAPITTTARLSKIIAEANPAWEKGKNPATRAFQGIRIHINRELEDLENCLDQALDMLRVGGRLVVISFHSLEDRIVKRFIRQHVKGDEHLPPGIPVTQDMLKIRLKQVGKAVKASSSETQDNVRARSAVMRVAEKVA is encoded by the coding sequence ATGAGCCAGGAATTTAAACACATTACGGTATTGCTGAATGAAGCAGTGGATGCACTGGTTCAGGATGCGTCCGGCTTCTATGTGGATGGTACCTTCGGCCGTGGCGGGCACTCCGCACTGGTGCTGGATCAGTTATCGGATCAGGGGCGTTTGCTGGGGATCGATAAAGACCCTCAGGCGATCAGCCATGCTGAAGAGAGATTTGCCGACGAGCCCCGTTTCTCGATTGCCCATGGCAGCTTTGCTCAGTTGCAGCAGTTTGTAACTGAACGCAGCATGGATGGCAAAGTGGATGGGGTGCTGCTGGATCTGGGGGTTTCATCACCACAACTGGATGATGCATCACGGGGCTTCAGTTTTCTGAATGACGGCCCTCTGGATATGCGGATGGATACGACGCGCGGTGAAAGCGCGGCGGATTGGATCGCCCGCGCCGATGAGCAGGAGATCGCTGATGTGATCTACACCTACGGCGAAGAGAAGTTCTCCCGACGGATGGCCCGGGCGATCGTTGCTCAGCGTGAAGAGGCGCCGATTACCACAACGGCCCGGTTGTCGAAGATTATTGCTGAAGCGAATCCGGCCTGGGAAAAGGGTAAAAACCCGGCGACGCGTGCGTTTCAGGGAATCCGGATTCATATCAACCGGGAACTGGAAGATCTGGAAAATTGTCTGGATCAGGCACTGGATATGCTGCGGGTGGGAGGGCGTCTGGTCGTCATCAGCTTTCACTCACTGGAAGACCGGATTGTTAAGCGCTTTATCCGTCAGCATGTGAAGGGGGATGAGCACCTGCCGCCGGGCATTCCGGTGACTCAGGATATGCTGAAAATTCGCCTGAAACAGGTGGGTAAAGCGGTTAAGGCAAGCAGTAGTGAAACCCAGGATAACGTGCGTGCTCGCAGTGCTGTGATGCGTGTGGCGGAGAAGGTGGCCTGA
- the mraZ gene encoding division/cell wall cluster transcriptional repressor MraZ: MFRGVNQINLDAKGRMAVPARYRDKLTSCCAGQLVATIDTEERCLLLYPLEEWETIQEKIEALPSFNPAARRIQRLLIGHATDIDMDGSGRLLLPAPLREYAELDKKVVLLGQGQKFEIWSEERWMATREEYLQDVEGGMAMPEELQNLSL; this comes from the coding sequence ATGTTCAGGGGTGTTAATCAAATCAATCTGGATGCTAAGGGGCGCATGGCCGTTCCGGCACGCTATCGTGACAAGCTCACGAGTTGTTGTGCTGGCCAGCTCGTAGCAACGATTGATACGGAGGAACGCTGTCTGCTGCTATACCCGCTGGAAGAGTGGGAAACCATTCAGGAAAAAATTGAAGCGTTGCCCAGTTTTAATCCGGCCGCCCGACGTATTCAGCGGCTGCTGATCGGTCATGCGACTGATATTGATATGGATGGTAGCGGGCGCTTACTGCTGCCTGCGCCGCTGCGCGAATACGCCGAGCTGGATAAAAAGGTGGTGCTGCTCGGTCAGGGGCAAAAGTTTGAGATCTGGAGCGAAGAGCGCTGGATGGCTACCCGGGAAGAGTACCTTCAGGATGTTGAAGGTGGCATGGCGATGCCGGAAGAGCTTCAGAATCTGTCGTTGTAA
- the rsmI gene encoding 16S rRNA (cytidine(1402)-2'-O)-methyltransferase, translated as MLEPALYVVATPIGNLQDMTPRAVEVLQQVELIAAEDTRHSARLMAHFGIDTRLVSVHEHNERQRIESIVHQLASGSSVALISDAGTPLISDPGYVVVKGVREQGYRVVPVPGCVAFVAALSAAGLPTDRFVFEGFLPHKASARKQQLKGLLDESRTLIFYESPHRILASIKDMLEVFGAERRVAVARELTKTYETIHVDKLSALLEWMESDSNQQRGEFVVLVEGVSSEQKPELDARALEVLDILLAELPASQAASLAAKLTGLKKKVLYQAALDR; from the coding sequence ATGTTAGAACCCGCACTGTACGTTGTAGCAACACCTATCGGGAATCTGCAGGATATGACGCCGCGCGCGGTCGAAGTATTGCAGCAAGTTGAGCTGATTGCTGCTGAGGACACCCGGCATAGTGCCCGTTTGATGGCGCATTTTGGTATCGATACCCGCCTTGTTTCCGTCCATGAGCACAACGAACGCCAGCGAATAGAGTCGATTGTACACCAGTTGGCTTCCGGTTCCAGCGTCGCGCTGATTTCCGATGCCGGAACGCCGCTGATCTCGGATCCGGGTTACGTCGTAGTCAAAGGTGTGCGTGAGCAGGGATATCGGGTAGTACCTGTGCCCGGTTGTGTGGCGTTTGTGGCGGCGTTGTCCGCCGCCGGGTTGCCGACGGATCGTTTTGTGTTTGAGGGGTTCTTGCCGCATAAGGCCAGTGCACGGAAGCAGCAGTTAAAAGGCCTGCTTGATGAATCCCGAACCCTGATCTTCTATGAGTCACCGCACCGCATTCTTGCATCCATTAAAGATATGCTGGAGGTTTTCGGTGCTGAGCGCCGGGTTGCGGTGGCGCGTGAGCTGACCAAAACCTATGAGACTATCCATGTGGATAAGTTGTCGGCATTGCTCGAGTGGATGGAATCTGACAGTAATCAGCAGCGCGGTGAGTTTGTCGTGCTGGTTGAAGGTGTTTCATCTGAGCAAAAGCCTGAGCTCGATGCGCGGGCACTGGAGGTGCTGGATATACTGTTGGCTGAGTTGCCTGCCAGTCAGGCGGCCTCTCTGGCGGCTAAATTGACCGGCCTTAAGAAAAAGGTGCTTTATCAGGCGGCTTTGGATCGCTAA